One window from the genome of Cricetulus griseus strain 17A/GY chromosome 2, alternate assembly CriGri-PICRH-1.0, whole genome shotgun sequence encodes:
- the Tex43 gene encoding LOW QUALITY PROTEIN: testis-expressed protein 43 (The sequence of the model RefSeq protein was modified relative to this genomic sequence to represent the inferred CDS: substituted 1 base at 1 genomic stop codon), which produces MALEKDACPALPKLDNSSAAGNTSKPANKXESQGLGKWCEEIHLPRFSLKQGMIPTRYVMPWKENMKFRNVNLKQAEACGIYAGPLEDSLFWGYSERLCHGEDRKAVLKKGLPDIKIADIPLHSPLSKYQSTVISHGFRRRLI; this is translated from the exons ATGGCTTTGGAAAAAGATGCCTGTCCTGCTTTACCGAAATTGGACAACAGCAGCGCAGCAGGGAACACATCTAAGCCTGCCAATAAGTGAGAATCTCAGGGTCTGGGCAAGTG GTGTGAGGAAATTCACTTACCACGGTTCTCACTAAAGCAAGGCATGATCCCAACACGTTACGTTATGCcttggaaagaaaacatgaaattcagGAATGTGAATCTGAAG CAAGCAGAAGCATGTGGGATCTATGCTGGCCCCTTGGAAGATTCTCTGTTCTGGGGTTACAGCGAGCGGCTTTGCCATGGGGAAGATCGGAAAGCCGTCCTGAAGAAAGGCCTGCCGGACATAAAGATTGCCGACATTCCTTTGCATTCCCCTCTCTCCAAATACCAGAGCACTGTGATCTCCCATGGCTTCAGGAGACGACTGATTTGA